The proteins below are encoded in one region of Kogia breviceps isolate mKogBre1 chromosome 8, mKogBre1 haplotype 1, whole genome shotgun sequence:
- the LOC131760811 gene encoding interferon alpha-1-like encodes MAPTVSLLLALVLLSCNSTCSLGCDLPQTHSLANTRALRLLQQMRRISPFSCLKDRNDFGFPQEAFGGNQFQKAQAIAVVHEMIQQTFQLFSAEGSAAAWDETLLDKFCTALFQQLTDLQACLMQEAGLEGTPLLKEDSILAVRKYFHRITVYLQEKKYSPCAWEIVRAEVMRSFSSSTNLQERLRRKE; translated from the coding sequence ATGGCCCCAACCGTGTCCTTACTCTTGGCCCTGGTGCTGCTCAGCTGCAACTCCACGTGCTCTCTGGGCTGCGACCTGCCTCAGACCCACAGCCTGGCTAACACGAGGGCCCTGAGGCTACTGCAACAAATGAGGAGAATCTCCCCCTTCTCCTGCCTCAAGGACAGAAATGACTTTGGATTCCCCCAGGAGGCATTTGGTGGCAACCAGTTCCAGAAGGCTCAAGCCATCGCTGTCGTccatgagatgatccagcagacCTTCCAGCTCTTCAGCGCCGAGGGCTCGGCTGCCGCTTGGGATGAGACCCTCCTGGACAAGTTCTGCACTGCACTTTTTCAGCAGCTCACTGACCTGCAAGCCTGTCTGATGCAGGAGGCGGGGCTGGAAGGGACTCCCCTGCTGAAGGAGGACTCCATCCTGGCTGTGAGGAAATACTTCCACAGAATCACTGTCTATCTGCAAGAGAAGAAATATAGCCCTTGTGCCTGGGAGATTGTCAGAGCAGAAGTCATGAGATCCTTTTCTTCATCAACAAACTTGCAAGAAAGACTCAGGAGGAAGGAGTGA